In a single window of the Mercenaria mercenaria strain notata unplaced genomic scaffold, MADL_Memer_1 contig_90, whole genome shotgun sequence genome:
- the LOC128554956 gene encoding uncharacterized protein LOC128554956: protein MASQKEFENQILLKYGTGDGTDNACTPCLQDGGKRIMSVVFCLECAEHLCISCRQHHRNLKLTSTHHLLEIENGNVADANNKMTESCPEHPGRCIEYICENHQTLCCKTCRDISHLGCVSVRRVLDEASRFVESGEISKVEECLKSLKAKLANQIQTKRKHTVNVSNQVAEALSRIKTETTKAVERINKLAEEADSAIKTKSSDVTNRLQNEMETIQNVLETLNTSEKVLNTVKQNAREPQVYTAFKKADYQLKKYSLYADEIETNMKEPNVHFEFDNTFLLIKDKLTTVGNFKVGRSEPLEKKLEKQSSVTLYVDTSKRHFKRLSSTPSVVSKRKKAIPVGGHSVRIPGDKTTCHVTGSEILQDGRILLADHHNKSIKLFNKNCNYINHIILTSRPNDIAVIGENEIATSLIDENVIQILTVDNLLCLSRRIETTFPYYGLACDGEQLYGSTTIKEGVGEIHALNLAGKFLGSFSHINEQVDLIRPSKICIDKNKHFLYINDLGRNSLFCVDISLGVSQCNEVFTYTDRNLELRSGLAIDTDGEMFIFLAEI, encoded by the coding sequence ATGGCATCGCAAAAGGAATTCGAGAATCAAATATTGCTGAAGTACGGAACCGGTGATGGTACTGATAATGCATGCACGCCGTGTCTTCAAGATGGTGGAAAGCGAATTATGTCCGTTGTTTTCTGTCTAGAATGTGCAGAACATTTGTGTATAAGCTGTCGTCAACATCACCGAAACTTAAAACTTACAAGTACACATCATTTGCTTGAGATCGAAAACGGAAATGTGGCTGACGCAAATAACAAAATGACAGAATCTTGCCCCGAGCATCCGGGAAGGTGTATTGAGTATATATGCGAAAACCACCAAACGTTATGCTGCAAAACGTGCAGAGATATTAGTCACCTTGGATGTGTTAGTGTTAGACGTGTCTTAGACGAAGCCAGCAGGTTTGTGGAAAGTGGTGAAATTTCTAAAGTGGAAGAatgtttgaaaagtttaaaaGCTAAACTGGCTAATCAAATTCAAACTAAACGGAAGCATACTGTCAATGTATCAAATCAAGTTGCAGAGGCACTGAGTCGAATTAAGACAGAAACAACTAAAGCCGTTGAAAGAATAAACAAACTTGCCGAAGAAGCGGACAGCGCTATAAAAACGAAAAGTTCAGACGTAACAAACCGACTTCAAAATGAAATGGAAACAATTCAAAATGTACTGGAAACGTTAAATACTTCCGAAAAAGTTCTGAACACCGTAAAGCAAAACGCGAGAGAGCCTCAGGTTTATACAGCTTTCAAGAAGGCAGACTATCAACTGAAAAAATACTCTTTGTATGCTGATGAAATAGAGACGAATATGAAAGAGCCAAATGTTCATTTTGAATTTGACAACACATTTCTATTGATAAAAGACAAATTAACTACAGTGGGAAATTTCAAGGTAGGCAGGAGCGAACCGCTTGAAAAAAAATTGGAGAAACAGAGTTCAGTGACATTATATGTAGATACCAGTAAACGACATTTTAAACGGTTATCCTCCACACCGTCAGtagtttcaaaaagaaaaaaggcaATTCCGGTTGGAGGTCATTCCGTGCGTATTCCTGGTGATAAGACCACGTGTCATGTTACCGGAAGTGAAATTTTACAGGATGGCCGAATTCTTCTGGCTGATCACCACAACAAGAGTATAAAGCTTTTCAACAAGAATTGCAACTACATAAATCATATCATCCTCACATCCAGACCAAACGACATTGCTGTGATTGGTGAAAACGAAATCGCAACATCCCTAATCGATGAGAATGTCATACAGATTTTAACAGTTGACAATCTTCTTTGTTTGTCTAGGCGTATAGAGACAACTTTTCCTTACTACGGCCTAGCATGTGATGGGGAACAACTCTATGGGTCAACAACAATCAAAGAGGGTGTAGGAGAAATACACGCACTGAATTTGGCAGGAAAGTTCCTAGGCTCCTTCTCGCATATCAACGAGCAAGTTGACCTTATTCGCCCATCAAAAATCTGTATcgataaaaacaaacattttctataCATAAATGACCTTGGAAGAAACAGTTTGTTCTGTGTGGACATTTCGTTGGGGGTATCACAGTGTAATGAAGTGTTTACTTATACTGATAGAAATCTCGAACTTAGAAGCGGCCTTGCCATAGATACGGACGGGGAAATGTTTATATTTCTAGCGGAAATATGA